Proteins found in one Bacillus horti genomic segment:
- a CDS encoding DUF1328 domain-containing protein: MLKWALIFLVVGAIFYLLGLRSIAGITIGIARVLFTIFVIIFLVMLVIGLINGTLF, from the coding sequence ATGTTAAAGTGGGCATTGATTTTTCTGGTTGTAGGAGCTATTTTTTACTTACTTGGATTGAGGTCAATAGCGGGTATTACAATTGGTATCGCAAGAGTTTTGTTTACTATATTTGTTATCATATTCTTAGTTATGTTAGTGATTGGTTTAATAAATGGCACGCTCTTTTAG
- a CDS encoding YfhD family protein → MAKKSRQQLPIAKNESVEFSMEYADREDLKALQRAKKADKRQEKD, encoded by the coding sequence ATGGCCAAGAAGTCGAGACAACAACTTCCTATTGCCAAGAACGAAAGTGTTGAATTCTCAATGGAGTATGCTGATCGTGAAGACCTGAAGGCATTACAGCGTGCTAAAAAGGCAGATAAACGTCAGGAAAAGGATTAA